One genomic segment of Burkholderia pyrrocinia includes these proteins:
- the aqpZ gene encoding aquaporin Z, whose amino-acid sequence MNLSQRLAAEVFGTFWLVLGGCGSAVLAAAFPGLGIGFAGVALAFGLTVLTMAFAIGHISGCHLNPAVSVGLTVAGRFPARDLAPYIVAQVVGATLGAFVLYLIATGKPGFDVVGSGFATNGFGERSPGHYSLAAAFICEVVMTGFFLFVILGATDKRAPAGFAPIAIGLCLTLIHLISIPVTNTSVNPARSTGPALFVGGDAIGQLWLFWVAPIIGAVLAGIVYPLVAGRDNAVDLLPASARTSE is encoded by the coding sequence ATGAATCTTTCTCAGCGTCTCGCTGCAGAGGTATTCGGCACGTTCTGGCTGGTGCTCGGCGGGTGCGGAAGCGCCGTGCTGGCCGCCGCCTTTCCGGGCCTCGGCATCGGCTTTGCCGGCGTCGCACTTGCCTTTGGCCTGACCGTGCTGACGATGGCATTCGCGATCGGCCACATTTCGGGCTGCCACCTGAATCCGGCGGTGAGCGTCGGCCTGACGGTCGCCGGCCGCTTCCCGGCACGCGATCTCGCGCCGTACATCGTCGCGCAGGTTGTCGGCGCAACGCTCGGCGCGTTCGTGCTGTACCTGATCGCGACCGGCAAGCCGGGCTTCGACGTCGTCGGCAGCGGCTTTGCGACGAACGGCTTCGGCGAGCGCTCGCCCGGCCACTACTCGCTGGCCGCGGCGTTCATCTGCGAAGTCGTGATGACGGGCTTCTTCCTGTTCGTGATCCTCGGCGCGACCGACAAGCGCGCGCCGGCCGGCTTTGCGCCGATCGCGATCGGCCTGTGCCTGACGCTGATTCACCTGATCTCGATTCCGGTCACCAACACGTCGGTGAACCCGGCGCGCTCGACCGGCCCGGCGCTGTTCGTCGGCGGCGACGCGATCGGCCAACTCTGGCTGTTCTGGGTCGCGCCGATCATCGGTGCGGTACTCGCAGGGATCGTCTACCCGCTGGTCGCGGGGCGTGACAACGCCGTCGACCTGCTGCCGGCATCGGCTCGCACAAGCGAATAA
- a CDS encoding Cof-type HAD-IIB family hydrolase, with product MYKVIATDLDGTLLNSDHQLDPYTIDTVRRLERDGLQFVIATGRHYADVAGIRDVLGIRPYLITSNGARVHAPDDTTIHAQDIDPAIVRGLVQPDVVGAHGRVIVNLFTDQGWLIDRDAPHLLEFHQDSGFRYDVVDMPAHDGADIAKVLYIGEPTDLAVVAEQMRVRFGDALYVTYSLPDCLEVMTANVSKGRALRTVLARLGVDTGHCIAFGDNMNDIDLLETAGHAFMMNNANPDLIARLPHIPRIGNNFDAGVARHLRSLFSLADNVAAS from the coding sequence ATGTACAAAGTCATCGCCACCGATCTCGACGGTACCCTGCTGAACAGCGACCACCAACTCGACCCGTACACGATCGACACCGTCCGCCGGCTCGAGCGCGACGGCCTGCAGTTCGTGATCGCCACCGGGCGCCATTACGCGGACGTCGCGGGCATTCGCGATGTACTCGGCATCCGGCCGTACCTGATCACGTCGAACGGTGCGCGCGTGCATGCGCCGGACGACACGACGATCCACGCGCAGGACATCGATCCCGCGATCGTCCGCGGCCTCGTGCAGCCGGACGTCGTCGGCGCGCACGGCCGCGTGATCGTCAACCTGTTCACCGACCAGGGCTGGCTGATCGACCGCGATGCGCCGCACCTGCTCGAATTCCACCAGGATTCGGGCTTCCGGTACGACGTGGTCGACATGCCCGCGCACGACGGCGCGGACATCGCGAAGGTGCTGTATATCGGCGAGCCGACCGATCTGGCGGTGGTCGCCGAGCAGATGCGCGTGCGGTTCGGCGATGCGCTGTACGTCACGTACTCGCTGCCCGACTGTCTCGAAGTGATGACCGCGAACGTGTCGAAGGGGCGCGCGCTGCGCACCGTGCTCGCGCGGCTTGGCGTCGATACCGGCCACTGCATCGCGTTCGGCGACAACATGAACGACATCGACCTGCTCGAAACCGCCGGTCACGCGTTCATGATGAACAACGCGAACCCCGACCTGATCGCACGGCTGCCGCACATCCCGCGGATCGGCAACAACTTCGATGCGGGCGTCGCCCGCCACCTGCGCTCGCTGTTCTCGCTCGCGGACAACGTCGCCGCTTCCTGA
- a CDS encoding BadF/BadG/BcrA/BcrD ATPase family protein gives MAALLFAIGIDGGGTGTRAVLADRHGRELAQGRGGPSGLGLGIERAWASIGAACADAFTQAGFAFEWSQCALGCGLAGVNNAAWLAAFRAQAPLGALAIESDAYTTVVGAHGGAPGLIVALGTGSIAAALDAGGACRIAGGFGFPSGDEASGAWLGVRALAYAQQALDGRVPRDAFADALLAETGAQDRDALVQWSCDANQTIYARLAPIVFAHRSHPVAGALIAQAGDEIGKMIDALDPQQALPVALCGGLADALAPAVPARHAARLRAPLDDSAHGALRLALQALRAAEGG, from the coding sequence ATGGCGGCATTACTTTTTGCGATCGGCATCGACGGCGGCGGCACGGGCACGCGCGCGGTGCTGGCCGACCGGCACGGGCGCGAGCTCGCGCAGGGGCGCGGCGGCCCGTCGGGGCTCGGTCTCGGCATCGAGCGCGCGTGGGCATCGATCGGCGCGGCCTGCGCGGATGCGTTCACGCAGGCCGGTTTCGCGTTCGAGTGGTCGCAGTGCGCGCTCGGCTGCGGGCTCGCGGGCGTCAACAATGCGGCGTGGCTCGCCGCGTTCCGCGCGCAGGCGCCGCTCGGCGCGCTCGCGATCGAGAGCGACGCGTATACGACGGTCGTCGGCGCGCATGGCGGCGCACCGGGGCTCATCGTCGCGCTCGGCACCGGTAGCATCGCGGCGGCGCTCGATGCGGGCGGCGCGTGTCGGATCGCGGGCGGCTTCGGCTTTCCGTCCGGCGACGAGGCGAGCGGCGCGTGGCTCGGCGTGCGCGCGCTTGCGTACGCGCAACAGGCGCTCGACGGCCGCGTGCCGCGCGACGCGTTCGCCGACGCGCTGCTCGCGGAAACGGGCGCGCAGGATCGCGACGCGCTCGTCCAGTGGTCGTGCGATGCGAACCAGACGATCTACGCGCGGCTCGCGCCGATCGTGTTCGCGCACCGCTCGCATCCGGTCGCAGGCGCGCTGATCGCGCAGGCCGGCGACGAGATCGGCAAGATGATCGACGCGCTCGATCCGCAGCAGGCGCTGCCGGTGGCGCTGTGCGGCGGGCTCGCGGACGCGCTCGCGCCGGCCGTGCCGGCGCGCCACGCCGCGCGGCTGCGCGCGCCGCTCGACGATTCCGCGCACGGCGCGCTGCGGCTCGCGCTGCAGGCGCTGCGTGCGGCGGAAGGCGGTTGA
- a CDS encoding DNA-3-methyladenine glycosylase I, with protein sequence MSQRCNWVKTEADAHYHDTEWGVPSHDDRHLFEMLILEGAQAGLSWSTILNKRAGYREAFADFDVDAVARFTPKRIEKLLENPGIVRNRAKVESAVTNARAVQRIRDEHGSLAAFLWSFVGNTSVQNAWQSYRDAPASTEQSDALSKALKAYGCKFVGSTICYALMQATGMVNDHEVGCPCHAQCAALGGKQPARRRKAG encoded by the coding sequence ATGTCGCAGCGGTGCAACTGGGTGAAGACGGAAGCGGACGCTCACTATCACGATACCGAGTGGGGCGTGCCGTCGCACGACGATCGCCACCTGTTCGAAATGCTGATCCTGGAAGGCGCACAGGCCGGGCTGTCGTGGTCGACGATCCTGAACAAGCGCGCCGGCTATCGCGAAGCGTTCGCGGATTTCGACGTCGACGCCGTCGCGCGCTTCACGCCGAAGCGCATCGAGAAACTGCTGGAGAACCCCGGCATCGTGCGCAACCGCGCGAAGGTCGAATCGGCGGTGACCAACGCGCGCGCCGTGCAGCGCATCCGCGACGAACACGGGTCGCTCGCCGCCTTCCTGTGGTCGTTCGTCGGCAACACGTCGGTGCAGAACGCCTGGCAGTCGTACCGCGACGCGCCCGCGTCGACCGAGCAGTCCGACGCGCTCAGCAAGGCGCTGAAGGCGTACGGCTGCAAGTTCGTCGGTTCGACGATCTGCTATGCGCTGATGCAGGCGACCGGGATGGTCAACGATCACGAGGTCGGCTGCCCGTGCCACGCGCAATGCGCGGCGCTCGGCGGCAAGCAGCCGGCACGCCGGCGCAAGGCGGGCTGA
- the rpsU gene encoding 30S ribosomal protein S21 — MTTILLKENEPFEVAIRRFRRAIEKNGLIAELRERQSYEKPTAVRKRKKAAAVKRLHKRLRSQMLPKKLH, encoded by the coding sequence ATGACGACGATTCTTCTGAAAGAAAACGAGCCGTTCGAAGTGGCGATTCGCCGCTTTCGTCGCGCTATCGAAAAAAATGGCCTGATCGCTGAACTGCGCGAGCGCCAGTCTTACGAAAAGCCGACCGCAGTCCGCAAGCGCAAGAAGGCAGCAGCCGTCAAGCGCCTGCACAAGCGCCTGCGCAGCCAGATGCTGCCGAAGAAGCTCCACTAA
- a CDS encoding flagellin — protein MLGINSNINSLVAQQNLSGSQNALSQAITRLSSGKRINSAADDAAGLAISTRMQTQINGLNQGVSNANDGVSMIQTASSALSSLTNSLQRIRQLAVQASTGTMSTTDQAALQQEVSQQIQEVNRIASQTTYNGTNILNGNAGIVSFQVGANVGQTISLDLSQSMSAAQIGGGVVQSGQTVGTVTGLSLDSAGKYTSSGAAITAVNVTSDGKGGFTFTDQNGTAITGATASAIFTTSTAAASNGATVTQIAISTSATSSSMSAASLTAITNAVAQINAVNKPATVSGLDISTVSGANVAMVSIDNALQTVNNVQAALGAAQNRFTAIATAQQAESTDLSSAQSQITDANFAQETANMSKNQVLQQAGISVLAQANSLPQQVLKLLQ, from the coding sequence ATGCTCGGAATCAATAGCAACATCAACTCGCTGGTTGCACAGCAGAACCTCAGCGGCTCGCAAAACGCCCTGTCGCAGGCAATCACCCGCCTGTCGTCTGGCAAGCGCATCAACAGCGCTGCGGACGACGCAGCCGGTCTCGCGATCTCGACCCGGATGCAGACGCAGATCAACGGCCTGAACCAGGGCGTGTCGAACGCGAACGACGGCGTGTCGATGATTCAAACGGCATCGAGCGCACTGTCGTCGCTGACGAACAGCCTGCAGCGTATCCGCCAGCTGGCCGTCCAGGCGTCGACGGGCACGATGTCCACGACCGACCAGGCAGCACTGCAGCAGGAAGTCTCGCAGCAGATCCAGGAAGTGAACCGTATCGCGTCGCAAACGACGTACAACGGCACGAACATCCTGAACGGCAACGCCGGCATCGTGTCGTTCCAGGTCGGCGCGAACGTCGGCCAGACGATCTCGCTGGACCTGAGCCAAAGCATGTCGGCCGCGCAGATCGGCGGCGGCGTCGTGCAGAGCGGCCAGACGGTCGGCACGGTCACGGGCCTGAGCCTCGACTCCGCCGGCAAGTACACGTCGTCGGGCGCAGCAATCACGGCCGTCAACGTGACGTCGGACGGCAAGGGCGGCTTCACGTTCACCGACCAGAACGGCACGGCGATCACGGGCGCAACGGCATCGGCAATCTTCACGACGTCGACCGCAGCCGCATCCAACGGCGCGACCGTCACGCAGATCGCGATCAGCACGAGCGCAACCAGCTCGAGCATGTCGGCAGCGTCGCTCACCGCGATCACGAACGCAGTCGCTCAGATCAACGCCGTCAACAAGCCGGCAACGGTGTCGGGCCTCGACATCAGCACGGTCAGCGGCGCCAACGTCGCGATGGTGTCGATCGACAACGCGCTGCAGACGGTGAACAACGTGCAGGCAGCACTCGGCGCGGCACAAAACCGCTTCACGGCGATCGCAACGGCGCAGCAGGCAGAATCGACCGACCTGTCGTCGGCACAGTCGCAGATCACCGACGCGAACTTCGCGCAGGAAACCGCGAACATGTCGAAGAACCAGGTGCTGCAGCAAGCTGGCATCTCGGTGCTCGCACAGGCGAACTCGCTGCCGCAGCAGGTCCTGAAGCTCCTGCAGTAA
- the fliD gene encoding flagellar filament capping protein FliD, whose amino-acid sequence MSTINSAVTSANNSANSQLQQAAQSIISGSTGNSSMDVNSLVTALVNAKTAGQTAALSAQQTSDNTRISAYGALSAALSALQAGLTTLSNGSLQNTFTATASGTGLTATAGAGAVAGSYSVGVTQIATSQSLSSAAFGSSTALGTGTMTLSLGSQSFTVDVNSTNNTLSGIAAAINNTTGNPGIVASVVNGSDGAHLVLSSTPTGAANTISVALGNVSGDHGLSSLGVTSTASTTGGQSTFTSANSAAAWKQSTVAQDAAYTINGIAGTSASNTVTSAITGVTLNLTTAAVNATQPQTLTIATDTKTQAAAINNFATLYNTLVTTMGSLSSFTSGASSQGPLLGDSTLNTIKNALASIVASGVNGVNGNGSTVNLASIGVTLQADGTLQVDSTALNSALQNNPTGVSSLFNSTNGIGQKLTTNITNYTQTNGLIAARTTALSNDLKSVSQQQTTLSNYAAQLTSQYQAQFTALNSLMATMNSNSQYLTQLFGGANSAGAMSNNKG is encoded by the coding sequence ATGTCGACGATCAATTCCGCCGTCACTTCCGCCAACAATTCGGCCAACAGCCAGCTGCAGCAGGCTGCGCAATCGATCATCAGCGGTTCGACCGGCAACTCGTCGATGGACGTCAACTCGCTCGTGACGGCGCTCGTCAATGCGAAGACCGCCGGTCAGACCGCCGCGCTCAGCGCGCAACAGACCAGCGACAACACCCGGATTTCCGCGTACGGCGCGCTTTCGGCCGCGCTGAGCGCGCTGCAGGCCGGCCTCACGACGCTGTCGAACGGCTCGCTGCAGAACACCTTCACCGCGACCGCGAGCGGCACCGGCCTCACCGCGACCGCGGGCGCCGGCGCCGTCGCCGGCAGCTATTCGGTCGGCGTCACGCAGATCGCGACGTCGCAGTCGCTGTCGTCGGCCGCGTTCGGTTCGTCGACGGCGCTCGGCACCGGCACGATGACGCTGTCGCTCGGCAGCCAGTCGTTCACGGTCGACGTGAACAGCACGAACAACACGCTGTCCGGCATCGCCGCCGCAATCAACAACACGACCGGCAACCCGGGCATCGTCGCATCGGTCGTCAACGGCAGTGACGGCGCGCACCTCGTGCTCAGCTCGACGCCGACCGGCGCGGCGAACACGATCAGCGTCGCGCTCGGCAACGTGTCCGGCGACCACGGCCTGTCCAGCCTCGGCGTCACGTCGACGGCCAGCACGACGGGCGGCCAGTCGACGTTTACGTCCGCGAACAGCGCCGCCGCATGGAAGCAAAGCACGGTCGCCCAGGACGCCGCGTACACGATCAACGGCATCGCCGGCACGAGCGCGAGCAACACCGTGACGAGCGCGATCACCGGCGTCACGCTGAACCTGACCACGGCCGCCGTCAACGCGACGCAACCGCAGACGCTGACGATCGCCACCGACACGAAAACCCAGGCCGCCGCGATCAACAACTTCGCGACGCTCTACAACACGCTCGTCACGACGATGGGCTCGCTGTCGAGCTTCACGTCCGGCGCGTCGTCGCAAGGCCCGCTGCTCGGCGACTCGACGCTGAACACGATCAAGAACGCGCTCGCGTCGATCGTCGCGAGCGGCGTGAACGGCGTGAACGGCAACGGCTCGACGGTCAACCTCGCGTCGATCGGCGTCACGCTGCAGGCCGACGGCACGCTGCAGGTCGACAGCACGGCGCTCAACAGCGCACTGCAGAACAACCCGACGGGCGTCTCGTCGCTGTTCAACTCGACGAACGGGATCGGCCAGAAGCTGACGACGAACATCACGAACTACACGCAGACGAACGGGCTGATCGCCGCACGTACGACGGCGCTCAGCAACGATCTGAAAAGCGTGTCGCAGCAGCAGACGACCCTGTCGAACTATGCGGCGCAGTTGACTAGCCAGTACCAGGCGCAGTTCACCGCGCTCAACTCGCTGATGGCGACGATGAACAGCAACTCGCAGTACCTGACGCAATTGTTCGGCGGCGCGAACAGCGCCGGCGCGATGTCGAACAACAAGGGCTGA
- a CDS encoding flagellar protein FliT — MEQTGLIAQLDALTDAIEHAAEMADWTEAARLVDAREPLVALLAADQPPAGIAAIRRMQTSNDRIFADAHRAQQELTDEYQAAMGRVQAVGQYQSVASR; from the coding sequence ATGGAACAGACCGGACTGATCGCGCAGCTCGACGCGCTCACCGATGCGATCGAGCATGCGGCCGAAATGGCCGACTGGACCGAGGCGGCGCGCCTCGTCGACGCACGCGAGCCGCTCGTCGCGTTGCTCGCGGCCGACCAGCCGCCGGCCGGCATCGCCGCGATCCGCCGCATGCAGACCAGCAACGATCGCATCTTCGCCGACGCGCATCGCGCGCAGCAGGAACTGACCGACGAATACCAGGCGGCGATGGGCCGCGTGCAGGCCGTCGGCCAGTACCAAAGCGTCGCGAGCCGCTGA